A genomic region of Manihot esculenta cultivar AM560-2 chromosome 15, M.esculenta_v8, whole genome shotgun sequence contains the following coding sequences:
- the LOC110607374 gene encoding metalloendoproteinase 3-MMP translates to MASKAFAIFSFTIIVFISLLPRAALAKFDDKKSPPFDFLKNLQGCHKGDKLKGIHELKTYLEHFGYLHYENQSHANGDDFDELLESALKTYQLNYHLNVTGSLDSQTVSKMIMPRCGVPDIVNGTTRMDSSKKNHHHRSTIFHTVSHYTFFPGNPKWPTSKYSLTYGFLPRTPTQAVDPVAKAFQTWAANTHFRFSRVQDYTTADIKIGFHKGNHGDGYSFDGRGGILAHAFAPQDGRFHYDADERWAIGAMQGAYDLETVALHEIGHLLGLGHSSVEGAIMFSSISSGTTKGLHNDDIQGIRTLYNV, encoded by the coding sequence ATGGCTTCTAAAGCTTTCGCCATCTTCTCTTTCactattattgtcttcatttcTCTTCTTCCTCGTGCAGCTTTAGCAAAGTTTGATGATAAAAAATCACCACCATTTGATTTCCTTAAGAATCTTCAAGGATGCCATAAGGGTGATAAGCTCAAAGGCATTCATGAGCTGAAAACCTACCTTGAACATTTTGGTTACTTACACTATGAAAATCAGTCTCATGCCAATGGTGATGATTTTGATGAACTATTGGAGTCTGCTCTTAAAACCTATCAGCTCAATTACCATTTGAACGTCACTGGATCCTTAGATTCTCAAACTGTGTCCAAGATGATTATGCCTCGATGTGGTGTACCAGACATCGTTAATGGAACCACTCGAATGGATTCTAGCAAGAAAAACCATCACCATCGCTCCACCATCTTCCATACAGTCTCTCATTATACATTCTTCCCTGGAAATCCAAAATGGCCAACCTCTAAGTATAGTCTCACCTATGGGTTTCTTCCTCGAACTCCAACTCAAGCTGTGGACCCTGTTGCAAAAGCTTTCCAAACATGGGCTGCCAACACACATTTCAGGTTTTCAAGGGTACAAGATTATACCACTGCCGATATCAAAATAGGGTTTCACAAAGGTAACCATGGGGATGGATATTCTTTTGATGGACGTGGTGGAATTCTTGCTCATGCCTTTGCACCGCAAGATGGACGATTCCATTATGATGCAGATGAAAGATGGGCAATAGGTGCAATGCAAGGGGCATACGACTTGGAGACTGTGGCCTTGCATGAGATAGGACACCTACTTGGTCTTGGGCATAGCTCAGTGGAAGGAGCTATTATGTTTTCGAGTATTTCTTCTGGGACGACTAAGGGTCTCCATAACGATGACATCCAAGGAATTCGTACTTTATATAAtgtttga